The following proteins come from a genomic window of Paenibacillus wynnii:
- a CDS encoding C40 family peptidase, which produces MKKVILSLLGAAIIFTTAVPSTFASEAGLESEVNQVLGTPYLWGGTTSAGFDCSGFILYLLKKFNVDNLPRTSQSQAKVGTPVTKENLRSGDLVFFNTLGTGISHAGIYLGDNQFAHSSSSKGVRISKLSDTYYKDRYVTARRVVDEKNYLKMVD; this is translated from the coding sequence CTGAAGAAAGTCATCTTATCTTTACTAGGAGCTGCAATCATATTCACTACCGCTGTACCCAGTACATTTGCAAGTGAGGCTGGGCTTGAAAGTGAAGTGAATCAGGTACTGGGAACACCGTATTTATGGGGTGGAACCACTTCCGCAGGGTTTGATTGTTCTGGATTTATCTTGTATTTATTGAAAAAGTTTAATGTGGATAATCTTCCCCGTACATCCCAATCACAAGCAAAAGTAGGAACACCAGTGACAAAAGAGAATTTGCGATCAGGAGATTTGGTGTTTTTTAATACCTTGGGTACGGGTATCTCTCATGCGGGAATTTACTTAGGTGATAATCAATTCGCTCACTCCTCAAGCAGTAAGGGAGTAAGAATAAGCAAGTTGTCGGATACTTATTACAAAGATCGTTATGTTACAGCGCGACGTGTTGTAGATGAAAAGAATTATCTTAAAATGGTAGACTAA
- a CDS encoding sensor histidine kinase — translation MRSNRVGLKLGLVIISVFLIVILFLGFAIDRMFTNFYSAEMRRETEEITSHFTVMANAADTTSEQTMMTFAEFSNVSIFNILESGSVTLHSGVHDSTDRTFIRASDLKKIFSGEKVSLLYEDPSGNRYFVSGQPITAGGVITSALYVMSSTEQMEQSLSGVRNLLILSGTGAFLLALGITWIIAQVLSRPLLQMQKATRKIARGELETRLEIKSKDEIGSLADAINDLAIDLQHYRDTRQELFSNISHELRTPITYLEGYSKVVKDKLYETEEEKDRYLDIIYQEAVRLQHLVDDLFDMAKMEEGKISLVFERIDLSELVEQAVRKVELKAKDKSLRLTNSQSGKASLVHADGKRMEQIVLNLLENAIRYTEQGGIDVHLVYTSKRVTLIVEDTGIGIPEEELPYIFERFYRVEKSRSRQFGGTGLGLSIVKKLVEVQGGELQVSSKLGEGTRFEIQFVLLPDNGEGRT, via the coding sequence ATGAGAAGTAACCGGGTCGGTTTGAAATTAGGTCTTGTGATCATTTCGGTATTCTTGATCGTTATATTATTCTTGGGCTTTGCTATAGATAGAATGTTCACCAATTTCTATTCTGCCGAAATGCGGAGAGAAACGGAGGAGATCACCTCTCACTTTACGGTTATGGCAAATGCCGCCGATACTACATCGGAGCAAACGATGATGACCTTTGCGGAATTTTCAAATGTTAGTATTTTTAATATATTGGAAAGTGGAAGTGTAACCCTCCATTCAGGGGTGCATGATTCCACAGACAGAACCTTTATCCGGGCATCAGATCTTAAGAAGATTTTTTCTGGGGAAAAGGTTAGCTTACTGTATGAAGATCCATCGGGAAATCGTTATTTTGTTTCCGGGCAACCGATAACTGCTGGTGGAGTTATTACCTCGGCTCTTTATGTAATGTCCTCTACGGAACAAATGGAACAATCTTTATCAGGGGTACGAAACTTACTGATCCTTTCCGGTACGGGAGCATTTTTGTTAGCCTTAGGAATTACGTGGATTATTGCCCAAGTGTTATCACGACCGCTTCTACAAATGCAAAAGGCGACCCGTAAAATTGCAAGAGGTGAACTTGAAACCCGGTTGGAAATCAAAAGTAAAGATGAAATCGGAAGTCTAGCGGATGCCATAAATGATTTAGCGATTGATCTCCAGCACTACCGAGATACCCGCCAAGAGTTATTTTCTAACATTTCTCATGAATTACGAACTCCTATCACCTATTTGGAGGGATACTCCAAGGTAGTTAAAGATAAGCTATACGAAACCGAGGAAGAGAAAGATCGTTATCTGGACATTATTTATCAAGAGGCCGTAAGGCTTCAGCATTTAGTGGATGATTTATTTGATATGGCAAAGATGGAAGAAGGCAAAATTTCACTGGTATTCGAACGAATCGATCTTTCTGAGTTGGTTGAACAGGCCGTCAGGAAGGTTGAATTGAAGGCAAAGGATAAGAGCCTAAGACTAACCAACAGTCAATCTGGAAAGGCATCATTGGTTCATGCAGATGGGAAACGAATGGAGCAAATCGTACTAAATCTGCTGGAGAATGCCATTCGTTATACAGAGCAAGGGGGCATCGATGTTCATTTGGTGTATACCTCCAAACGGGTAACCTTAATTGTGGAGGATACTGGGATAGGTATTCCTGAAGAAGAGCTGCCTTATATTTTCGAACGGTTCTATAGAGTAGAAAAATCCCGTTCCCGCCAATTTGGAGGTACTGGATTAGGCCTGTCCATTGTGAAAAAACTAGTTGAGGTACAGGGTGGAGAATTACAGGTTTCCAGTAAATTAGGAGAAGGCACCCGGTTTGAGATACAATTTGTTCTGCTGCCGGACAATGGGGAGGGAAGAACATGA
- a CDS encoding DUF2933 domain-containing protein, with the protein MEWSWLVTLICPLMMIFMMFGMRGGHGHGSHKNQVDITQVQQELSELKDQNELMRKQIQGLNK; encoded by the coding sequence ATGGAATGGTCTTGGTTAGTGACTCTAATTTGTCCGTTAATGATGATATTCATGATGTTTGGTATGCGTGGAGGTCATGGCCATGGGTCTCATAAGAATCAGGTTGATATTACACAAGTTCAGCAAGAGCTGTCAGAGTTGAAAGATCAGAATGAACTAATGCGCAAACAAATACAGGGGTTAAATAAATAA
- a CDS encoding DUF6803 family protein — MNMTHYMSLLMDNQPWNLIIFMAIPVILAETITVTEFFILFNKSIQGSLKSFNRICSIIAGLYFTGVFLYLFPTAFVPLTVNGEWHTWVDVVAVGFYLSGVFFLLPLALLDLGLIGRKRSEEGKLKLHFILVSGFLVVAHIAMIFGMVNPEIVSGMAGMGH; from the coding sequence ATGAACATGACACACTACATGTCCTTGCTTATGGACAACCAGCCATGGAATCTAATCATTTTTATGGCGATACCGGTAATTCTGGCTGAAACGATCACAGTAACTGAATTTTTTATCCTTTTTAACAAAAGCATTCAAGGCAGCTTGAAATCTTTTAACAGAATCTGCAGCATCATTGCTGGTCTTTATTTTACAGGCGTGTTCTTATATCTGTTCCCTACTGCTTTTGTTCCTTTAACTGTAAATGGAGAGTGGCACACTTGGGTAGACGTAGTGGCCGTTGGATTTTACTTGAGCGGCGTATTCTTCCTGTTACCTCTTGCTCTTCTTGATCTTGGACTTATCGGCCGTAAACGATCTGAAGAAGGAAAACTTAAACTACACTTTATTCTCGTCAGCGGTTTTCTAGTTGTAGCACATATCGCAATGATCTTCGGTATGGTTAATCCGGAAATTGTAAGCGGAATGGCTGGTATGGGCCATTAA
- a CDS encoding response regulator transcription factor: MSKLQVLIVDDEWNMRNLLRIYLMKEGFRIQEASTGLEALSMIKKYEFDIILLDVMMPDMDGWQVCKVVRETLTVPILMLTARTETKDKIHGLGMGADDYLTKPFEPEELLARIYSLIRRSTITQVLQPQQWVIEFPQLSIFPDAREVRIQDLTIDFTQKEFDLLVVLAQSSQRAFTREELVERLWGHDYEGEIRVVDTHIKNIREKLQRAGMSYNPIQTVWGVGYKFHVSGEIE, from the coding sequence ATGTCGAAACTTCAGGTATTAATAGTAGATGATGAATGGAATATGAGAAACTTACTGCGTATTTATTTAATGAAAGAAGGATTTCGTATTCAAGAAGCTTCAACGGGTTTAGAGGCATTATCCATGATTAAGAAATATGAATTTGATATCATCCTGCTGGATGTAATGATGCCTGATATGGACGGATGGCAAGTGTGTAAGGTAGTTAGGGAGACCTTAACGGTACCCATTCTGATGCTCACAGCACGGACTGAAACGAAAGACAAGATTCATGGGCTTGGAATGGGTGCGGATGATTATTTAACTAAACCTTTTGAACCTGAAGAGCTATTGGCCAGAATCTATTCGTTAATCCGTAGATCAACGATCACTCAAGTCTTACAACCTCAGCAATGGGTGATAGAATTTCCACAGTTAAGCATTTTTCCGGATGCCAGGGAGGTGCGTATTCAAGATCTTACAATCGATTTCACCCAAAAGGAGTTCGATTTACTCGTTGTGTTAGCCCAGAGCAGTCAGCGTGCCTTTACTAGGGAAGAACTGGTGGAAAGGCTATGGGGACACGATTACGAGGGTGAGATTCGGGTTGTGGATACCCATATTAAGAATATTCGCGAAAAGCTGCAAAGGGCGGGTATGAGTTATAATCCGATTCAAACGGTTTGGGGAGTCGGTTATAAATTTCATGTTTCCGGAGAAATAGAATGA